The Saccharopolyspora gloriosae genome has a segment encoding these proteins:
- a CDS encoding PLP-dependent aspartate aminotransferase family protein: MSTPDKHDPATLGDDTWAVHGGNAIDASGALRTPLVLANSYALPEDASKVSWSDPDTLIYARNGNVNQHALETKLAALEGGEQALVFASGVAALHAVFFTHLRSGDHVVVSAVTYEAVWRLFAELLPKRYGIEATFVDTADLEAVRAAVRPSTRLVHVETIANPTTAVTDIGAVADIAHAAGALLSVDGTFTPPPLYRALADGADLVVHSLTKFINGHGDAMGGAVIGSRELVSTIRNDASVDVGGVLAPFNAWLIMRGSVTLPLRLRQHLATAQRIAAVLDADPRTAFVAYPGLPEHPQHELAARQFGGRGFGAVLAFALDGDAAVQNRFVNALRVITSAVSLGHDESLIVHVAPGTRGGDEHYPEPFQRYGHLRLSVGLEDPDDLIADLRAALDTALPA; this comes from the coding sequence ATGTCCACTCCGGACAAGCACGATCCCGCCACGCTCGGCGACGACACTTGGGCAGTGCACGGCGGGAACGCCATCGATGCCTCAGGGGCACTGCGCACTCCGCTGGTGCTGGCCAATTCCTACGCCCTTCCCGAGGACGCCTCGAAGGTGAGCTGGTCGGATCCCGACACCCTGATCTACGCCCGCAACGGGAACGTCAACCAGCACGCACTGGAGACGAAGCTCGCCGCGCTGGAAGGCGGCGAGCAGGCGCTGGTGTTCGCCAGCGGGGTCGCCGCGCTGCACGCGGTGTTCTTCACCCACCTGCGCAGCGGCGACCACGTGGTGGTCTCGGCGGTGACCTACGAGGCGGTGTGGCGGCTGTTCGCCGAACTGCTGCCGAAGCGCTACGGAATCGAGGCGACGTTCGTCGACACCGCCGACCTGGAGGCAGTGCGCGCCGCGGTACGCCCGTCCACGCGGCTGGTGCACGTGGAGACGATCGCCAACCCGACCACCGCGGTCACCGACATCGGCGCGGTGGCGGACATCGCGCACGCTGCGGGGGCGCTGCTGAGCGTGGACGGCACGTTCACCCCGCCGCCTCTGTACCGGGCGCTGGCCGACGGGGCCGACCTGGTGGTGCACTCGCTGACGAAGTTCATCAACGGCCACGGCGACGCCATGGGCGGGGCGGTGATCGGCTCCCGCGAACTCGTCTCGACGATCCGCAACGACGCGAGCGTGGACGTGGGCGGGGTCCTCGCGCCGTTCAACGCCTGGCTGATCATGCGGGGTTCCGTGACGTTGCCGCTGCGACTGCGGCAGCACCTCGCCACCGCGCAGCGGATCGCCGCAGTCCTCGACGCCGACCCGCGGACCGCGTTCGTGGCCTACCCCGGCCTGCCGGAGCATCCGCAGCACGAGCTCGCCGCACGGCAGTTCGGCGGCCGCGGCTTCGGGGCGGTGCTGGCCTTCGCGCTGGACGGCGACGCCGCGGTGCAGAACCGGTTCGTCAACGCGCTGCGCGTGATCACTTCCGCCGTCTCGCTCGGGCACGACGAATCGCTGATCGTGCACGTAGCGCCCGGTACCCGGGGCGGCGACGAGCACTACCCCGAGCCGTTCCAGCGCTACGGCCACCTGCGGCTCTCGGTCGGTCTTGAAGACCCCGACGATCTCATCGCCGACCTCCGCGCAGCACTCGACACCGCACTACCGGCCTGA
- a CDS encoding long-chain fatty acid--CoA ligase encodes MLVERASDDTAVILYTSGTTGKPKGAELTHANLDGNAAVTRETLIEIGPDDVVMGCLPLFHVFGLTCGLTASVQAGSCLTLIPRFDGAKALEVIERDGVTVFEGVPTMYSAMLHATGDADLTTIRACICGGAPMPVELLRSFEETFDCVILEGYGLSESSPVACFNHPRIERKPGTIGVPVRDVSLRVIDDGGRGVPTGEVGEIVIKGPNVMKGYWDLPEATAETIVDGWLRTGDLAVCDEDGYFTIVDRKKDMIIRGGYNVYPREIEEVIYEHPAVAETAVVGVPHPDLGEDVAAAVALKPGATATAEEIRDFVKERVAPYKYPRHVWITDELPKGPTGKLLRRAVRTLRSTAPSPSPA; translated from the coding sequence GTGCTCGTCGAGCGGGCCTCCGACGACACCGCGGTGATCCTCTACACCTCCGGGACGACGGGGAAGCCGAAGGGCGCCGAACTGACCCACGCGAACCTCGACGGCAATGCGGCGGTGACCCGCGAGACGCTCATCGAGATCGGCCCCGACGACGTGGTGATGGGCTGCCTGCCGCTCTTCCACGTCTTCGGACTCACCTGCGGCCTGACCGCATCGGTCCAGGCAGGCTCCTGCCTGACGTTGATCCCGCGCTTCGACGGAGCGAAGGCTCTCGAGGTGATCGAGCGCGATGGCGTCACGGTCTTCGAGGGAGTGCCGACGATGTACTCCGCGATGCTGCACGCCACCGGCGACGCAGACCTCACCACCATCCGCGCCTGCATCTGCGGTGGAGCGCCGATGCCCGTCGAGCTGCTGCGCTCCTTCGAGGAGACCTTCGACTGCGTGATCCTCGAGGGCTACGGCCTGTCCGAGAGCTCCCCGGTGGCGTGCTTCAACCACCCCCGCATCGAACGCAAGCCCGGCACGATCGGCGTGCCCGTGCGGGACGTCTCGCTGCGCGTGATCGACGACGGAGGACGTGGCGTCCCGACCGGCGAGGTCGGCGAGATCGTGATCAAGGGTCCGAACGTGATGAAGGGCTACTGGGATCTTCCGGAGGCCACCGCGGAGACCATCGTCGACGGCTGGCTGCGCACCGGTGACCTCGCGGTCTGCGATGAGGACGGCTATTTCACCATCGTCGACCGCAAGAAGGACATGATCATTCGCGGTGGCTACAACGTCTACCCGCGGGAGATCGAAGAGGTCATCTACGAGCACCCGGCCGTGGCGGAGACGGCGGTGGTCGGGGTGCCGCACCCGGATCTCGGTGAAGACGTGGCCGCCGCGGTCGCGCTCAAGCCCGGTGCGACGGCGACCGCGGAGGAGATCCGCGATTTCGTGAAGGAGCGCGTCGCCCCGTACAAGTATCCGCGGCATGTCTGGATCACCGATGAGCTGCCGAAGGGACCGACCGGGAAGCTCCTGCGTCGTGCGGTCCGAACGCTGCGGTCCACGGCGCCTTCGCCCAGCCCGGCGTGA
- a CDS encoding AMP-binding protein: MNLARRLLDTARTHGDRKAVRLDDTVLTYDRLQAEAAGVARWLTSNGLEPGDRVGMILPNVPAHPVHFFGSLLAGGVVVPMNPLLKSGEIEYYLADSGARFLFAAPEGAAEARAGAAATGATVVVVDPYGRIRRRPTQRCSSSGPPTTPR, encoded by the coding sequence ATGAACCTCGCCCGCCGCCTGCTCGACACGGCGCGCACGCACGGCGACCGCAAGGCCGTCCGACTCGACGACACCGTGCTGACCTACGACCGGCTCCAGGCCGAGGCCGCCGGGGTGGCGCGATGGTTGACCTCGAACGGACTCGAGCCCGGTGACCGGGTGGGGATGATCCTGCCGAACGTGCCCGCCCATCCCGTGCACTTCTTCGGCAGCCTGCTCGCCGGCGGCGTCGTCGTGCCGATGAATCCCCTGCTCAAATCCGGGGAGATCGAGTACTACCTGGCGGACTCGGGGGCGCGGTTCCTGTTCGCAGCGCCGGAGGGGGCCGCAGAGGCACGAGCCGGAGCCGCTGCGACCGGCGCGACCGTGGTCGTCGTGGACCCCTACGGGCGGATACGACGCCGTCCGACACAACGGTGCTCGTCGAGCGGGCCTCCGACGACACCGCGGTGA
- a CDS encoding CdaR family transcriptional regulator codes for MVDLDTTVERSVARTWDEVPAYPASRDESLRPDLRAHTRAVFDAVLATMRAGRRAGRDDFRSSVDHARHRVRQGVALADFMQGFRIGQETLWEAIVAAAKVDAETRLAALDLAIHVMNVIEVGSSVAAETYMIAQQMELADDDLLRRDLMEDLLAARELTSGPKAELAAASGLADASSIVVVVAVPTVALRADQSLREVVSAVRTSIGTGQQGIAVLRQDHVVGITPVHDEGTELAKGLERAHHSLSRRGIHLGVGVSTVHSGLHGVPAARREAVLARKSLAGEPGVRPLTELSPLDYLVLLDDPTAQRLITPLTRSFIEDDLRQAGALIETIRLYAACDLNAKAAAERLHVHVNTVYYRLERISERTGCDLRSFADFQNLLVAARLLARPTSDRGQAPGATAPAGEITQAAGGPARNRVSTSRCPWPAGSS; via the coding sequence ATGGTGGACCTGGATACGACCGTCGAGCGCTCGGTGGCTCGCACCTGGGACGAGGTTCCCGCTTATCCGGCCAGTCGGGACGAGAGCCTGCGCCCGGACCTGCGCGCCCACACGAGGGCGGTCTTCGACGCCGTCCTGGCCACGATGCGGGCCGGGCGACGAGCCGGCCGCGACGACTTCCGCAGCTCCGTCGACCATGCCCGGCACCGGGTTCGGCAAGGGGTCGCGCTGGCCGACTTCATGCAGGGTTTCCGGATCGGCCAGGAGACCTTGTGGGAAGCCATCGTGGCCGCCGCCAAGGTGGATGCCGAGACCCGGCTGGCGGCGCTCGACCTGGCGATTCACGTGATGAACGTGATCGAGGTGGGCAGCTCGGTGGCGGCGGAGACCTACATGATCGCCCAGCAGATGGAGCTGGCCGATGACGACCTGCTCCGCCGGGACCTGATGGAAGACCTGCTCGCCGCACGGGAACTCACCTCCGGCCCGAAGGCGGAGCTGGCCGCGGCGTCCGGGTTGGCCGACGCGTCGTCGATCGTGGTGGTCGTCGCCGTGCCCACCGTTGCGCTCCGCGCCGACCAGAGCCTGCGCGAAGTGGTCTCGGCGGTGCGCACTTCGATCGGCACCGGTCAGCAGGGGATCGCGGTGCTGCGGCAGGACCACGTCGTCGGGATCACCCCGGTGCACGACGAGGGCACCGAACTCGCCAAGGGACTCGAGCGCGCACACCACAGCCTGAGCAGGCGCGGCATCCACCTCGGTGTCGGGGTGAGCACCGTCCACAGTGGTCTCCATGGTGTTCCCGCCGCGCGCCGCGAGGCGGTGCTGGCCAGGAAGAGCCTGGCAGGCGAGCCGGGTGTGCGGCCGCTGACGGAACTGTCCCCGCTGGACTACCTGGTGTTGCTCGACGACCCCACCGCGCAGCGGCTGATCACGCCGTTGACGCGGTCGTTCATCGAGGACGACCTGAGGCAGGCGGGCGCGCTGATCGAGACGATTCGGCTCTACGCCGCGTGCGACCTCAACGCGAAGGCCGCCGCCGAACGGCTGCACGTGCACGTGAACACGGTGTACTACCGCTTGGAGCGGATCTCCGAACGCACCGGCTGCGACCTGCGCAGCTTCGCCGACTTCCAGAACCTGCTCGTCGCCGCGCGGTTGCTGGCCCGGCCGACTAGCGACCGGGGCCAGGCCCCCGGGGCAACCGCGCCCGCCGGTGAGATCACGCAGGCGGCGGGAGGACCAGCGCGTAACCGCGTTTCGACCAGTCGCTGTCCTTGGCCTGCTGGATCGTCTTGA